A single region of the Streptomyces sp. NBC_01262 genome encodes:
- a CDS encoding calcium-binding protein, with amino-acid sequence MRIRILGAAMSGALALSALALPAVAQAAEGQGDTAITKVSVNGGQDIVLGTTAKKKITVTVTATDDSGISDGLLALWHGPDIEDLDGGLLPNEDHGTCTASAADPTTSTCKLTITIDPRVSLYKNALAGAWKVIVQADDAAPEPVKKGKTISVTGKLSRANWETHTYKGYSTQSVKLQFRKKGSDTYTDVKTVKTSSTGTLKTTTKATVDGYYRFVFAGTGTTGTAKATGDFVDVR; translated from the coding sequence ATGCGTATTCGCATACTGGGCGCAGCCATGTCCGGCGCCCTGGCTCTTTCCGCTCTCGCTCTTCCGGCCGTCGCGCAGGCCGCCGAGGGTCAGGGCGACACCGCGATCACTAAGGTCTCCGTCAACGGCGGCCAGGACATCGTGCTCGGCACCACCGCCAAGAAGAAGATCACTGTCACGGTGACCGCGACCGACGACTCCGGCATCAGCGACGGCCTTCTCGCGCTGTGGCACGGGCCGGACATCGAGGACCTCGACGGTGGTCTCCTCCCGAACGAGGACCACGGCACCTGCACCGCCTCGGCGGCCGATCCCACCACCTCGACCTGCAAGCTCACCATCACCATCGACCCGCGGGTCTCTCTCTACAAGAACGCCCTGGCCGGCGCCTGGAAGGTGATCGTCCAGGCGGACGACGCCGCTCCGGAACCGGTGAAGAAGGGCAAGACGATCAGCGTCACCGGCAAGCTGAGCCGCGCGAACTGGGAGACCCACACGTACAAGGGCTACAGCACCCAGTCGGTGAAGCTGCAGTTCCGCAAGAAGGGCAGCGACACCTACACCGACGTGAAGACGGTGAAGACCAGCAGCACCGGCACGCTGAAGACCACCACCAAGGCCACGGTCGACGGCTACTACCGCTTCGTCTTCGCAGGTACCGGCACCACCGGCACCGCGAAGGCGACCGGTGACTTCGTCGATGTCAGGTAA